A single genomic interval of Primulina huaijiensis isolate GDHJ02 chromosome 7, ASM1229523v2, whole genome shotgun sequence harbors:
- the LOC140980355 gene encoding G2/mitotic-specific cyclin S13-7-like isoform X2, whose amino-acid sequence MASKAVVPEQPIAKQKNGQAEGKNRRVLRDIGNLAIAPAVEGKPQNQITRPVTRSFGAQLLENAQAAAEKYNSKKPVALKECAAKASIVTAKETVKPKKEAVVIISSDEEEICKSKKKVKEGSSKNPTKTLTAILTARSKDVCGLDKKPKDLIVDIDAADVENELAAVEYIEDIYSFYKLTEGEARVHDYMDSQPEINSKMRAILVDWLIEVHKKFDLMPESLYLTINIVDRFLSVKTVPRRELQLVGISSMLIACKYEEIWAPEVSDFIALSDNTYVREQVLLMEKAILGKLEWYLTVPTPYVFLVRYIKASVPSDQELENMAFFLAELGLMNYATIIPYCTSMISASAVYAARCTLNKSPLWTPTLKHHTGYSEDQLLECAKLLASFHSGVVENKLKAVARKYSIPERSAVAMLPAAKGLLSA is encoded by the exons ATGGCTTCAAAAGCTGTTGTCCCAGAGCAACCGATAG CAAAGCAAAAGAATGGACAAGCCGAAGGAAAAAACCGGCGTGTTCTCAGAGATATTGGAAATTTAGCGATTGCTCCAGCTGTTGAGGGGAAGCCCCAAAATCAAATCACTCGTCCTGTAACAag gAGTTTTGGAGCACAGCTGTTGGAAAATGCACAGGCTGCAGCAGAAAAATACAACAGCAAG AAACCTGTGGCGCTGAAGGAATGTGCTGCAAAAGCCTCTATAGTAACTGCGAAGGAAACGGTCAAGCCAAAGAAAGAAGCTGTAGTTATCATTAGTTCTGATGAAGAAGAAATCTGCAAAAGCAAAAAGAAAGTGAAGGAAGGATCATCAAAGAATCCTACCAAAACTCTTACTGCAATTCTTACTGCTAGAAGCAAG GATGTTTGTGGACTCGACAAGAAACCAAAGGATCTTATAGTAGATATTGATGCAGCAGATGTGGAAAATGAATTGGCGGCTGTCGAGTATATTGAGGATATCTATAGTTTTTACAAGCTCACAGAG GGAGAGGCTCGAGTTCATGATTACATGGATTCACAGCCAGAAATCAACTCTAAGATGAGAGCCATTCTTGTAGATTGGCTAATTGAAGTCCACAAGAAGTTTGACTTGATGCCTGAAAGTCTCTATTTGACAATCAACATAGTTGATCGATTCCTATCGGTAAAAACTGTTCCAAGGAGGGAACTGCAGTTGGTTGGCATTAGCTCAATGCTCATTGCTTGCAAGTATGAGGAGATATGGGCACCAGAG GTTAGTGACTTTATAGCCTTATCAGACAATACATACGTCAGAGAACAAGTTCTTCTGATGGAGAAAGCAATTCTTGGAAAACTTGAGTGGTATCTAACTGTTCCAACTCCATATGTTTTCTTGGTTCGATACATAAAAGCTTCGGTTCCATCTGATCAAGAG CTGGAGAACATGGCGTTTTTCTTAGCCGAACTTGGTTTAATGAACTACGCCACAATCATACCGTACTGCACTTCAATGATTTCTGCATCTGCAGTGTATGCAGCACGCTGCACTCTTAACAAGAGTCCCCTTTGGACCCCAACTCTGAAGCACCATACTGGCTATTCGGAAGATCAgctatt GGAATGCGCGAAGCTTTTGGCCAGCTTCCATTCTGGTGTGGTAGAAAATAAGCTCAAGGCAGTTGCTCGAAAGTACTCAATCCCAGAGAGGAGTGCTGTAGCCATGCTTCCTGCAGCAAAGGGACTTCTCTCAGCTTAA
- the LOC140980355 gene encoding G2/mitotic-specific cyclin S13-7-like isoform X1, with product MASKAVVPEQPIGAAKQKNGQAEGKNRRVLRDIGNLAIAPAVEGKPQNQITRPVTRSFGAQLLENAQAAAEKYNSKKPVALKECAAKASIVTAKETVKPKKEAVVIISSDEEEICKSKKKVKEGSSKNPTKTLTAILTARSKDVCGLDKKPKDLIVDIDAADVENELAAVEYIEDIYSFYKLTEGEARVHDYMDSQPEINSKMRAILVDWLIEVHKKFDLMPESLYLTINIVDRFLSVKTVPRRELQLVGISSMLIACKYEEIWAPEVSDFIALSDNTYVREQVLLMEKAILGKLEWYLTVPTPYVFLVRYIKASVPSDQELENMAFFLAELGLMNYATIIPYCTSMISASAVYAARCTLNKSPLWTPTLKHHTGYSEDQLLECAKLLASFHSGVVENKLKAVARKYSIPERSAVAMLPAAKGLLSA from the exons ATGGCTTCAAAAGCTGTTGTCCCAGAGCAACCGATAG GAGCAGCAAAGCAAAAGAATGGACAAGCCGAAGGAAAAAACCGGCGTGTTCTCAGAGATATTGGAAATTTAGCGATTGCTCCAGCTGTTGAGGGGAAGCCCCAAAATCAAATCACTCGTCCTGTAACAag gAGTTTTGGAGCACAGCTGTTGGAAAATGCACAGGCTGCAGCAGAAAAATACAACAGCAAG AAACCTGTGGCGCTGAAGGAATGTGCTGCAAAAGCCTCTATAGTAACTGCGAAGGAAACGGTCAAGCCAAAGAAAGAAGCTGTAGTTATCATTAGTTCTGATGAAGAAGAAATCTGCAAAAGCAAAAAGAAAGTGAAGGAAGGATCATCAAAGAATCCTACCAAAACTCTTACTGCAATTCTTACTGCTAGAAGCAAG GATGTTTGTGGACTCGACAAGAAACCAAAGGATCTTATAGTAGATATTGATGCAGCAGATGTGGAAAATGAATTGGCGGCTGTCGAGTATATTGAGGATATCTATAGTTTTTACAAGCTCACAGAG GGAGAGGCTCGAGTTCATGATTACATGGATTCACAGCCAGAAATCAACTCTAAGATGAGAGCCATTCTTGTAGATTGGCTAATTGAAGTCCACAAGAAGTTTGACTTGATGCCTGAAAGTCTCTATTTGACAATCAACATAGTTGATCGATTCCTATCGGTAAAAACTGTTCCAAGGAGGGAACTGCAGTTGGTTGGCATTAGCTCAATGCTCATTGCTTGCAAGTATGAGGAGATATGGGCACCAGAG GTTAGTGACTTTATAGCCTTATCAGACAATACATACGTCAGAGAACAAGTTCTTCTGATGGAGAAAGCAATTCTTGGAAAACTTGAGTGGTATCTAACTGTTCCAACTCCATATGTTTTCTTGGTTCGATACATAAAAGCTTCGGTTCCATCTGATCAAGAG CTGGAGAACATGGCGTTTTTCTTAGCCGAACTTGGTTTAATGAACTACGCCACAATCATACCGTACTGCACTTCAATGATTTCTGCATCTGCAGTGTATGCAGCACGCTGCACTCTTAACAAGAGTCCCCTTTGGACCCCAACTCTGAAGCACCATACTGGCTATTCGGAAGATCAgctatt GGAATGCGCGAAGCTTTTGGCCAGCTTCCATTCTGGTGTGGTAGAAAATAAGCTCAAGGCAGTTGCTCGAAAGTACTCAATCCCAGAGAGGAGTGCTGTAGCCATGCTTCCTGCAGCAAAGGGACTTCTCTCAGCTTAA